A genome region from Littorina saxatilis isolate snail1 linkage group LG16, US_GU_Lsax_2.0, whole genome shotgun sequence includes the following:
- the LOC138951147 gene encoding uncharacterized protein, giving the protein MDARDQLELAAWDEDDAEDDFVVFALLDQPERRAYEGQFALDHFTAIECEDLFRFSAEEIRRLCALLGMQRTMQAPNGMNNQGTKASVCRQRVFLSAHTSVPSGH; this is encoded by the exons ATGGATGCCAGGGACCAACTTGAGCTTGCGGCGTGGGACGAGGATGACGCAGAAGATGATTTTGTTGTCTTCGCACTGCTTGATCAG CCAGAAAGAAGGGCCTATGAGGGTCAGTTCGCCCTTGATCACTTCACAGCCATCGAATGTGAGGACTTATTTCGCTTCAGCGCGGAAGAGATTCGGAGACTGTGCGCCCTTCTGGGAATGCAGAGGACTATGCAGGCGCCTAATGGAATGAACAATCAAGGAACCAAGGCCAGTG TTTGCAGGCAGAGGGTCTTCTTGTCTGCTCATACCTCGGTACCAAGCGGCCACTAA